A genomic region of Chloracidobacterium sp. contains the following coding sequences:
- a CDS encoding isoprenylcysteine carboxylmethyltransferase family protein yields the protein MNKRTLQRIRVPLGLIFAVVFMVFADPTTMSIVIGGGITAIGLAIRAWASGHIRKARELASTGPYAYTRNPLYVGSFLIGAGFSIATGVWWLAVVFAALFLGLYLPVMRIEADDMREMFGSEYNEYSNHVPMFIPRFTPWRRKSIEWESGLYLKHREYEAAIGAALAFALLAVKAYVLS from the coding sequence ATGAATAAACGCACCCTCCAACGGATCCGCGTTCCGCTCGGTCTGATCTTTGCTGTCGTGTTTATGGTATTTGCCGATCCGACGACGATGAGCATCGTGATCGGCGGCGGCATAACGGCCATCGGGCTAGCCATTCGGGCATGGGCATCAGGTCATATCCGCAAGGCGCGGGAATTAGCCTCGACGGGACCTTATGCATATACAAGAAATCCACTCTATGTAGGCAGCTTCCTGATAGGTGCCGGATTTTCAATAGCGACCGGTGTATGGTGGCTCGCCGTTGTATTTGCCGCGCTGTTTCTAGGCCTCTATTTGCCCGTAATGAGAATCGAAGCAGACGATATGCGTGAGATGTTCGGTTCCGAATACAACGAGTACTCAAATCATGTGCCGATGTTCATTCCCCGCTTCACGCCCTGGCGTCGTAAGAGCATCGAATGGGAAAGTGGTCTATACTTGAAGCATCGCGAGTATGAGGCGGCTATTGGTGCGGCCCTCGCTTTCGCCTTGCTCGCTGTTAAGGCATATGTCTTGTCGTAA
- the waaC gene encoding lipopolysaccharide heptosyltransferase I, which produces MRVLIVKLGSIGDIIHTLPSLSAMRRALPNAEISWVVEERSAEILRGNPLIDNLIEVDTRSLRGGKIIEEIFLDTGRQIRKLREYTFDVAIDFQGLLKSAVIARLSGAPRRWGFARESLREPAGRYFLTDTVAVPKHVHVIRKNLALLAGALGIEMADTDLDFPIATNDENRAEADAVARQTDGDFAILNPGGGWVTKLWPAENFGTLADRLWLEHRLTSVVTTGPNEDGLAERATEKSTSGKLVNAKLSLKGFYELAKLAKLYVGGDTGPTHLAVAAGTPVVGLFGPTEWWRNGSLNPDDICIERNDIACRVDCHRRTCGKWICMDIGVDVVLDAVGKSLATNTSLR; this is translated from the coding sequence GTGCGAGTTCTGATCGTAAAACTTGGCTCGATAGGCGATATAATCCACACGCTACCGTCGTTGTCGGCGATGCGGCGGGCATTGCCGAATGCCGAGATATCTTGGGTCGTTGAGGAGAGATCGGCCGAGATACTTCGCGGCAATCCGTTGATTGATAACCTGATCGAGGTCGACACGCGATCATTGCGGGGCGGCAAGATCATCGAAGAGATATTCCTTGATACCGGCAGGCAGATCAGAAAGCTGCGCGAATATACGTTCGATGTAGCGATCGACTTTCAGGGCCTACTCAAGTCCGCAGTAATTGCTCGGCTGTCCGGTGCGCCGCGGCGATGGGGCTTTGCTCGCGAGAGCTTACGCGAGCCCGCGGGTCGCTATTTTCTGACCGATACCGTTGCGGTCCCGAAGCACGTCCACGTAATCCGCAAGAATCTCGCCCTCCTGGCTGGTGCTCTTGGGATTGAAATGGCGGATACGGATCTGGACTTTCCGATCGCAACAAATGACGAGAACAGGGCCGAAGCAGATGCCGTCGCGCGACAAACAGACGGCGACTTTGCGATACTCAATCCCGGCGGAGGCTGGGTTACGAAACTATGGCCTGCGGAGAATTTCGGGACTTTGGCCGATAGGCTGTGGCTCGAACACAGGTTGACCTCTGTCGTCACGACAGGGCCGAACGAGGACGGTTTGGCAGAGAGGGCTACTGAGAAGAGCACGTCGGGCAAGCTGGTCAATGCAAAACTAAGCCTCAAGGGCTTTTATGAATTGGCGAAGCTTGCGAAGCTATATGTCGGCGGCGACACGGGCCCGACCCACTTGGCGGTCGCCGCCGGGACGCCCGTTGTAGGTCTGTTCGGCCCCACAGAATGGTGGCGGAATGGCAGTCTGAACCCCGACGACATCTGCATCGAACGTAATGACATAGCCTGCCGCGTCGATTGCCATCGCCGCACATGCGGCAAATGGATATGTATGGACATCGGGGTCGATGTTGTGCTTGATGCGGTCGGCAAGAGCCTTGCTACTAACACGAGTCTTCGATGA
- a CDS encoding VCBS repeat-containing protein, whose amino-acid sequence MKGIVKATFKNSYGVAAIALFTVLSASALAASTNTMPSAMSLEAITSFLGLTAPDLSSEAPSACTTPSFGTATVYGPAPNAIGEVVADFNNDGNPDVAASLLNASSVALFLGNGSGELGSPTTFAVASQARSMVTGDFNQDGNADIATANNHPSNSVSVILGNGTGGFGAAANFTAVNPDSITVVDLNLDGKADLATFGSNTISILLGTGTGSFTVQSPFFLGGGIGGIASGDINLDGKPDLVTANQGSSVSLLLGNGMGGFGAPSHTSVGIPLTSVAIGDVNLDNKPDLVAGSIGNNLFVLIGNGVGGFTAGPNVQVGFAQTSVTLNDFNGDGKLDLAATGNLDDAIAVAFGNGNGSFGTSASFGTGRDNPLTVVAGDLNGDRRPDLAATNYTSGNISVLLNTCAAATPTPTPSPSCPPAGSLDTTFDGDGKVTTSFGNIDRGAGLALQGDSRIVTVGSTWNGTDYDFGLTRHNPDGSLDTSFDSDGRVVTQFSGGADHGDAVAIQSDGRIVVVGIASSPGFHFGIARYNTDGSLDTSFNGSGKVITVIGSTDIASSVAIQADGKIVVGGGCTDTNYDFCVVRYNTDGSLDTTFNGTGIVRTPIGPAGELIQSIAVQSDGKIVAAGYVPRTLAAGGPIDFGVVRYNTNGTLDTTFGGTGKVVTPIGFSAEAYGLGIQSDGKIVVGGSSSSGLGIGSDFALARYHTDGSLDTTLNGTGTVVTPIGPGSERDIAYDLAIQPDGKIVLVGDVSDIVSASDFAVARYLPNGSLDTSFNGTGKVITPIQTVNDIAYGVAIQSDGRIVVSGMTSTGLDDDFALVRYNGSSSCASPTPTQTPTPTPSPSPTCQPAPSGMFAWYKGEGNANDSAGASHGTLQNGTAFTAGQVGQAFSFDGVDDQVVVPHAANQNAGSNISIAAWIKQDTLGHGRSIAQKRTSGNVGGYVFETVHSPFGADGSLQWVIMIGGVYQHLQTPANVLQTGVWQHVAATYDGSFMKVYVDGVEVASRAQTGTVDNSTEPIVLGRNVVFPVNAFDGNIDELQFYNRGLTAGEVAGIHASGTSGVCGSNCLPGSATYNDTFTNGLDPAYWSVIQTTPGLFSVDTTQGDVRLAKTAMNSPGGQQNVAVQLNLAALGGQISGDFSTQVDFRNAVIGPAIDQVELHTTFANNSFMFDVYDNACANPNVHVWNGSLQGCTPTAATGGTFKISRVGSTLSGYFNNNLIFSQSSSSPLTRLEFLLQLQPGSNDMTSVAFDNFSLTGGSCGCPITSPDNKISWWRGEGNPSDSVGTNNGTLVGGTTYTTGKVGQAFNLNGTNAGVTIPHNTDLNINPGGFSAEFWMKSNGPQGGQALVMDKSHGFVDSAGWAFQSTSGASDRIAFFIGAGGGGASNFIGVGSNVNPFDGNFHHVAGTWDGSAVRLYIDGILQGTTPFASPVNNTRAVNIGYAWGGGSNTRWFNGIVDEAAIYGRALTQAEIFAAAGVCPTGQCAGGWPLGEWQQGTNGHYYSVQEITGGTYSWLAARSQARTLTAPNGARVDLAALTTEAENTFVFNGINCPTYWAIDTANNNEGPNTGGYQYDKLSEPGGHWAWVTGEPFTYTAWSPGEPNNSGGTEDISSFFAPGNNRAATWNDIGLGSPSIVHYYIAESVAPQTCATPPPSMVSWWPGNGNANDVQGGHTGTLQNGATFAAGFVSQAFSLDGADDHVSVPDDPAWAFGSNAFTIDAWVKLDAVNDSNPILASNTGSGPLNKWIFGLTSNRLNFHINSPSIGDPGINVQSSELLIAPNTWYHVAVTRSGATYIFYVDGVPISSATQGANIPDAAAPLTIGYNGETTGGGSARYLDGLIDEVEIFNRAISPQELASIVIAGPSGKCLPAGPTPTPTPSATPTPTPTPTPTPMPTPTPTPTPTPTPTPTPTPTPTPTPSPTPTPTPTPTPTPTPTPSPTPEHRVAFDYDGDGRADVSVFRPSETFWYLEQSAAGFKAMQWGLATDKIAPADYDGDGKTDVAVYRPDEGIWYVLRSSDGTFQIVKFGLPDDLPTPADFNGDGVADIAVFRAADGIWWIEYSSSNNDGRSEGAIEFGQPGDVPAVADYDGDGTADIGIFRPSDGVWYMLQSTEGLLGLKFGQDGDLPTQGDYNGDRRADVAVYRPSTTYWYIDDPVIDYYFFKWGLPGDIPVPADYDGDTVNDISVFRPDGGIWFIRSSIDGSFTITRFGKDGDIPTPSAFIR is encoded by the coding sequence ATGAAAGGCATTGTCAAGGCAACGTTCAAAAACAGCTATGGGGTCGCCGCAATTGCCCTGTTTACAGTGCTTTCGGCATCAGCCCTTGCCGCTTCAACAAACACCATGCCGAGCGCCATGTCGCTCGAGGCGATCACCTCATTCCTCGGCCTCACCGCGCCCGATCTCTCGTCCGAAGCCCCATCTGCATGCACGACCCCCAGCTTTGGGACCGCGACGGTCTATGGTCCGGCTCCGAACGCGATCGGCGAGGTCGTAGCGGATTTCAACAACGACGGGAATCCTGACGTTGCCGCATCGTTGCTCAATGCGAGCTCCGTCGCTCTTTTTCTCGGGAACGGGAGTGGCGAGCTCGGATCGCCCACCACGTTTGCGGTTGCGAGCCAGGCGCGTTCTATGGTCACGGGTGACTTTAATCAGGACGGCAATGCGGACATAGCAACGGCAAACAACCATCCCTCGAATAGTGTTTCCGTCATATTGGGGAACGGAACCGGAGGTTTTGGGGCGGCGGCAAACTTTACCGCGGTCAACCCCGATTCTATCACCGTGGTGGATCTTAACCTTGACGGCAAGGCCGATCTGGCCACCTTCGGCTCTAATACCATAAGTATACTGCTGGGAACTGGTACCGGAAGTTTTACGGTACAGTCTCCGTTCTTCCTGGGCGGTGGGATTGGTGGCATTGCATCGGGCGACATTAACCTGGACGGCAAGCCCGATCTGGTCACCGCAAATCAGGGATCTTCGGTCTCTCTGCTTTTGGGCAATGGCATGGGCGGATTCGGTGCGCCATCGCACACTTCGGTAGGTATCCCACTGACATCCGTCGCCATTGGTGACGTAAATCTCGACAACAAACCGGACTTGGTCGCGGGCAGCATAGGAAATAATCTGTTCGTCCTGATCGGCAACGGCGTCGGTGGATTCACGGCCGGCCCTAATGTACAGGTGGGATTCGCGCAGACGTCAGTAACCCTAAACGACTTCAACGGCGACGGAAAACTCGATCTGGCTGCGACCGGGAACCTTGATGACGCCATTGCTGTAGCGTTCGGCAATGGGAATGGCAGTTTCGGTACATCAGCCAGTTTCGGGACCGGCAGAGACAATCCGCTGACCGTCGTTGCAGGCGACCTCAACGGTGACCGTAGGCCGGACCTCGCGGCGACGAATTATACATCTGGGAACATTTCCGTTTTGCTCAATACGTGTGCCGCCGCTACGCCGACGCCGACGCCATCGCCAAGCTGCCCGCCGGCCGGTTCGCTTGATACGACGTTTGACGGTGATGGCAAGGTCACTACGTCATTTGGCAACATTGACCGCGGAGCAGGGCTCGCTCTTCAAGGTGACAGCCGCATCGTGACCGTTGGCTCAACCTGGAACGGGACCGACTATGATTTTGGACTGACACGTCATAATCCTGACGGCAGCCTCGACACGTCATTCGACTCTGACGGTAGGGTCGTCACTCAATTTAGTGGTGGCGCCGATCATGGAGATGCGGTAGCAATCCAGTCGGACGGCCGAATCGTTGTAGTGGGCATCGCGTCGTCGCCGGGATTTCATTTTGGCATAGCTCGTTACAATACTGACGGTAGCCTTGATACGTCCTTCAACGGGTCTGGGAAGGTCATCACGGTGATCGGCAGCACGGATATCGCTTCATCTGTCGCCATTCAAGCTGACGGGAAGATAGTCGTCGGTGGTGGCTGTACCGATACAAACTACGATTTTTGCGTTGTACGCTACAACACGGATGGCTCGCTCGACACGACCTTTAACGGAACGGGAATCGTCCGGACACCGATAGGGCCCGCAGGCGAACTCATCCAATCCATCGCGGTACAGTCCGATGGCAAGATAGTTGCGGCGGGTTACGTGCCGCGGACCCTGGCTGCCGGCGGCCCGATCGATTTTGGGGTTGTTCGATACAACACGAACGGAACACTCGACACGACGTTTGGCGGAACTGGAAAAGTCGTTACGCCTATCGGCTTTTCCGCCGAGGCATATGGGCTCGGCATTCAGTCTGATGGGAAGATCGTCGTCGGTGGGTCGAGCTCGAGCGGCTTAGGCATCGGTTCGGATTTTGCACTTGCACGCTATCACACCGATGGATCGTTGGACACGACACTCAACGGAACCGGTACTGTGGTGACGCCGATAGGTCCGGGCTCGGAACGGGACATTGCGTACGATCTGGCCATCCAGCCCGACGGTAAGATAGTTCTGGTCGGTGACGTCTCTGACATCGTGTCAGCGTCAGACTTTGCTGTTGCGAGATATCTGCCGAACGGTTCCCTGGATACGTCGTTTAATGGAACCGGAAAAGTCATAACACCGATCCAGACCGTCAACGACATCGCGTACGGTGTCGCCATCCAATCCGACGGCCGGATCGTTGTCAGCGGGATGACATCGACCGGACTGGATGACGATTTCGCGTTGGTCAGGTACAACGGTTCGTCGTCTTGCGCGTCGCCGACACCGACGCAAACACCGACCCCAACGCCAAGTCCGAGCCCGACGTGCCAGCCTGCCCCGAGCGGCATGTTCGCTTGGTATAAGGGCGAAGGGAATGCGAATGACAGCGCTGGAGCGAGTCACGGTACTCTCCAGAACGGGACGGCATTTACCGCGGGGCAAGTTGGACAGGCGTTTAGTTTTGACGGTGTGGACGACCAGGTGGTCGTGCCTCATGCGGCAAATCAAAATGCCGGGAGCAATATCTCGATCGCGGCGTGGATCAAGCAAGACACACTCGGGCACGGACGTTCGATCGCGCAAAAGCGCACTTCCGGCAACGTCGGAGGGTACGTGTTCGAAACGGTGCATTCACCGTTCGGCGCTGACGGATCACTACAGTGGGTGATCATGATCGGCGGGGTTTACCAGCACCTTCAAACGCCGGCGAATGTCCTGCAAACGGGTGTGTGGCAGCACGTTGCTGCGACCTACGACGGCTCGTTCATGAAGGTATATGTTGACGGCGTAGAGGTTGCGAGCCGCGCCCAAACCGGTACTGTTGACAATTCGACCGAGCCGATCGTTTTGGGCCGGAATGTTGTGTTTCCCGTCAACGCATTTGACGGCAATATCGACGAGCTGCAGTTCTATAACCGCGGTTTGACGGCGGGCGAGGTTGCGGGGATCCACGCTTCGGGTACCAGTGGAGTATGCGGCAGCAACTGCCTGCCGGGCTCGGCGACGTACAACGATACTTTTACTAATGGCCTCGATCCGGCGTATTGGTCGGTCATCCAGACTACGCCGGGATTGTTCTCGGTCGATACTACGCAGGGCGACGTGCGGCTTGCCAAGACTGCGATGAACAGCCCAGGCGGGCAGCAGAATGTAGCCGTGCAGTTGAATCTGGCGGCATTGGGCGGACAGATCAGCGGCGATTTTTCAACACAGGTCGATTTTCGTAATGCCGTGATCGGCCCCGCGATCGACCAGGTCGAACTGCACACGACATTTGCCAACAACTCATTTATGTTCGACGTGTATGACAATGCCTGCGCAAATCCGAACGTCCACGTCTGGAACGGCTCATTGCAGGGCTGCACGCCGACGGCCGCTACGGGCGGGACATTCAAGATCTCGCGCGTCGGATCGACGCTCAGCGGCTATTTCAACAACAACCTGATATTCTCGCAAAGCAGCTCATCACCGCTAACGCGGCTCGAATTCCTGCTCCAGCTTCAGCCCGGGTCGAACGACATGACCTCGGTAGCGTTCGATAATTTCTCGCTCACCGGCGGTTCGTGCGGATGCCCGATCACCTCGCCCGACAACAAGATCAGCTGGTGGCGCGGTGAGGGCAACCCCAGCGACAGCGTAGGTACGAACAACGGAACTCTTGTCGGCGGAACGACATATACCACTGGAAAAGTCGGGCAGGCATTCAACCTCAACGGAACGAATGCCGGTGTCACGATACCGCACAACACAGATCTCAACATCAACCCCGGTGGATTCTCAGCCGAGTTCTGGATGAAGTCGAACGGCCCACAGGGCGGACAAGCTCTGGTAATGGATAAATCTCACGGTTTTGTCGATTCCGCAGGCTGGGCGTTTCAATCGACGAGTGGAGCATCGGATCGCATAGCGTTCTTCATCGGCGCGGGCGGCGGCGGTGCAAGCAACTTTATCGGCGTTGGTTCGAATGTAAATCCCTTCGACGGCAATTTTCACCACGTCGCCGGAACGTGGGACGGCTCGGCTGTTCGACTATACATTGACGGCATACTGCAGGGAACGACCCCGTTCGCGTCGCCCGTGAATAACACACGGGCCGTCAATATCGGATACGCGTGGGGAGGCGGTTCAAACACCCGATGGTTCAACGGGATCGTTGACGAAGCCGCGATCTACGGCCGCGCGTTAACCCAAGCTGAAATATTTGCTGCGGCTGGCGTGTGCCCGACGGGACAGTGTGCCGGTGGGTGGCCCCTTGGCGAATGGCAGCAGGGGACCAATGGCCATTACTACTCCGTTCAGGAGATCACGGGGGGCACCTATAGCTGGCTCGCCGCTCGCAGCCAGGCTCGGACTCTAACTGCCCCTAACGGTGCCCGCGTTGATCTGGCGGCTCTCACGACAGAGGCTGAAAATACCTTCGTATTCAATGGGATCAACTGCCCAACCTACTGGGCGATAGACACGGCGAACAATAATGAAGGCCCGAATACAGGCGGCTATCAGTATGACAAGCTCTCTGAACCGGGTGGACATTGGGCCTGGGTAACCGGTGAGCCGTTCACCTACACAGCCTGGTCGCCCGGTGAGCCAAATAACTCTGGTGGAACCGAGGACATATCCTCCTTCTTCGCTCCGGGCAATAACCGGGCTGCTACCTGGAATGACATCGGCTTAGGGTCACCTTCGATCGTCCATTACTACATTGCTGAGTCCGTCGCACCGCAAACGTGCGCGACCCCGCCGCCGTCCATGGTCTCGTGGTGGCCCGGGAACGGGAACGCGAACGACGTTCAGGGTGGCCACACCGGCACGCTTCAAAACGGAGCGACATTTGCCGCGGGCTTTGTAAGTCAGGCTTTCTCTCTCGACGGGGCCGACGATCATGTGAGCGTGCCGGATGATCCTGCGTGGGCATTTGGGAGTAATGCCTTCACGATCGATGCGTGGGTGAAACTCGACGCGGTGAACGATTCGAATCCGATCCTCGCCAGCAACACAGGCAGCGGCCCACTGAACAAATGGATATTCGGCCTTACGAGCAACCGCCTGAACTTTCACATCAACAGTCCGTCGATCGGGGATCCGGGCATTAACGTTCAGTCATCTGAGTTGCTCATCGCTCCGAACACTTGGTATCACGTTGCGGTAACGAGGTCCGGTGCGACGTATATCTTCTACGTCGACGGAGTGCCTATCTCATCCGCCACGCAAGGAGCAAACATTCCTGATGCTGCGGCACCGCTTACGATCGGTTATAACGGCGAGACGACGGGTGGCGGTTCAGCCAGATACCTTGATGGCCTGATCGATGAGGTGGAGATCTTCAACCGAGCCATCTCTCCGCAGGAGCTAGCGTCGATCGTCATTGCCGGCCCCTCGGGCAAGTGCCTGCCCGCCGGCCCGACACCCACACCGACACCTTCAGCGACACCGACGCCAACACCGACGCCAACTCCTACGCCGATGCCGACGCCAACACCAACACCGACACCAACGCCTACTCCGACGCCGACTCCTACGCCGACTCCTACGCCGACACCTTCACCGACGCCGACTCCAACGCCGACTCCTACGCCGACTCCTACGCCGACACCTTCACCGACGCCGGAGCATCGTGTGGCATTCGATTACGACGGCGACGGGCGTGCGGACGTGTCGGTATTCAGGCCATCGGAGACGTTCTGGTATCTGGAGCAATCGGCGGCGGGATTCAAGGCAATGCAATGGGGACTTGCTACCGACAAGATCGCCCCCGCCGATTATGACGGCGACGGTAAGACCGACGTTGCAGTTTATCGCCCCGATGAAGGTATCTGGTACGTGCTCCGCAGTTCTGACGGCACATTCCAGATCGTGAAGTTTGGCCTGCCCGACGACCTGCCGACTCCGGCTGACTTCAACGGCGACGGCGTCGCTGATATTGCGGTGTTCCGCGCGGCCGATGGGATCTGGTGGATCGAGTACAGCAGTTCTAACAACGATGGCCGCAGTGAGGGCGCGATCGAATTCGGACAACCCGGCGACGTGCCGGCCGTTGCAGATTACGACGGCGACGGAACAGCCGACATAGGGATATTCCGTCCGTCAGACGGCGTCTGGTACATGTTGCAGTCGACCGAAGGCCTGCTCGGCCTCAAATTCGGCCAGGATGGCGACCTGCCGACCCAAGGCGATTACAACGGGGACCGCCGTGCTGATGTAGCGGTCTATCGGCCATCAACGACGTATTGGTATATCGATGATCCGGTGATCGATTATTACTTCTTTAAGTGGGGCCTCCCGGGCGATATCCCCGTCCCCGCAGACTACGATGGCGACACGGTGAACGATATATCTGTGTTCCGGCCCGATGGCGGCATCTGGTTCATCCGTAGCAGCATCGACGGCTCATTCACGATCACGCGGTTCGGTAAGGACGGCGATATTCCGACGCCGAGTGCATTCATCCGATAA
- a CDS encoding ABC transporter permease — MSKAMTAGMALLFAFGIVAVLAGFLSPYDHREQARLEPSAPPTAVRFFDRTSSFHIRPFIYARRLVDTRDMEYKEDDQHPFPIEFFTRGSSYSLFGLADSNIHLFGTGADGPKIRLLGTDQLGRDRFSRLLYAVRFSLIVSPLGMLLACMIGILVGCMSGYAGRRIDALLMAVTDTMISLPTLIMILAVRAAFPLELPPFTAGLLLVGIFALTGWAEVARLTRGLVLAVKEREYVTAARSIGASEAAILRRHILPNIAMPLVIQATLILPAFLLAEVALSFLGVGLQEPEPSLGNMLVAAGDLTQLAGSPLLTLSPAFAIFLFVLGVRLIGWHRTKGLPSS; from the coding sequence ATGAGCAAGGCGATGACGGCCGGCATGGCGCTCCTGTTTGCCTTTGGCATTGTGGCAGTTTTAGCAGGGTTCCTGTCGCCGTACGACCATCGCGAACAGGCCAGGCTTGAACCATCAGCACCACCGACCGCAGTGCGCTTTTTTGACAGGACGAGTTCGTTCCATATTAGGCCATTTATTTATGCGCGCCGTCTGGTCGACACGCGCGACATGGAGTACAAGGAGGATGATCAACATCCTTTCCCGATCGAGTTTTTTACACGCGGCAGCAGCTACTCACTGTTTGGCCTGGCGGATTCGAACATCCACCTTTTTGGAACAGGTGCAGACGGGCCAAAGATCCGGCTCCTAGGCACCGACCAACTTGGCCGCGACCGGTTCTCACGCCTTCTATACGCCGTCCGATTCTCCCTCATCGTTAGTCCCTTGGGGATGCTGCTGGCATGTATGATCGGTATTCTCGTCGGCTGCATGTCGGGTTATGCCGGCCGGCGCATCGATGCCCTCTTGATGGCGGTTACGGACACGATGATATCACTGCCTACGCTGATCATGATCCTGGCCGTGAGGGCGGCCTTTCCGCTCGAATTACCACCGTTCACCGCCGGTTTATTGCTGGTCGGCATTTTTGCGCTGACAGGCTGGGCCGAGGTCGCACGACTTACAAGGGGACTCGTTCTTGCGGTAAAGGAACGGGAGTATGTTACGGCGGCCAGATCGATCGGGGCAAGCGAGGCGGCAATTTTGCGCCGGCACATCCTGCCAAATATCGCTATGCCGCTCGTGATACAGGCAACATTGATCCTGCCGGCGTTTCTGCTTGCCGAGGTTGCTCTGTCTTTCCTGGGTGTCGGCCTGCAAGAGCCTGAGCCGAGCCTTGGCAACATGCTCGTGGCGGCAGGCGACCTTACGCAGCTTGCCGGGTCGCCATTGCTTACTCTCTCGCCCGCATTCGCTATATTCCTGTTTGTTCTAGGTGTCAGGTTGATCGGCTGGCATCGCACCAAAGGCCTGCCAAGCTCGTGA
- a CDS encoding ABC transporter permease has protein sequence MLRFFIKKLLHGLFMIIGVSIITFALLSAAGGDALSGLRENPQISEQTIDKLRQVYGLDRPFIVRYGSWLGSAAQGDLGESFMFKLPVSALVWARLKNTLMIGLLGLAISVVVSLGLALISARYRSRLLEGAIDIMILVAASTPRVVLSFIVLVISLRLSIAAPVAGETSPFLLFSGAIVLAIPLISLFLAQAHDGLKEAMNEDFVRLARAKGLSEWTVIAKHAMRVALNPFLTLFGLAFGALLGGSVIVETVLSWPGIGALMVSAVRGRDVPLVMGIVVVASAAVWVGNTLAEVLQVVNDPRIQPHRTK, from the coding sequence ATGCTTCGATTTTTCATCAAGAAACTGCTTCACGGCCTGTTCATGATCATTGGCGTGTCGATCATTACGTTTGCTCTTTTGTCGGCGGCCGGCGGAGATGCTCTCTCCGGCCTTCGAGAGAATCCTCAGATATCGGAGCAGACCATCGACAAACTGCGCCAAGTTTACGGGCTTGATCGCCCATTCATTGTCCGCTACGGTTCGTGGCTGGGGTCGGCCGCGCAGGGCGATCTGGGCGAGTCGTTCATGTTCAAACTGCCTGTAAGCGCACTTGTCTGGGCCAGACTAAAGAACACGCTGATGATCGGCCTATTAGGCTTGGCGATCAGCGTTGTGGTTTCTCTTGGCCTGGCCCTCATATCCGCTCGCTATCGCAGTCGTCTGCTGGAAGGAGCGATCGATATCATGATCCTCGTTGCGGCGTCAACGCCGCGGGTCGTGCTCTCATTCATCGTGCTCGTAATATCACTCCGGCTGTCGATCGCTGCACCGGTGGCGGGCGAGACCAGCCCTTTTTTGCTCTTTTCAGGCGCGATAGTGCTGGCGATACCACTGATATCTTTGTTTCTCGCACAGGCCCATGACGGTCTGAAAGAAGCGATGAACGAGGATTTTGTCCGTCTTGCACGTGCTAAGGGGCTGAGCGAATGGACCGTCATCGCAAAGCATGCCATGCGCGTCGCGCTCAATCCATTCCTGACACTCTTTGGTCTTGCATTCGGCGCTTTGCTTGGCGGATCCGTCATTGTCGAGACGGTCCTAAGCTGGCCGGGCATCGGTGCACTTATGGTGTCAGCGGTGCGCGGCCGGGATGTTCCGCTTGTAATGGGGATCGTGGTAGTTGCCAGCGCCGCAGTCTGGGTTGGCAATACTCTCGCAGAGGTGTTGCAGGTCGTCAATGATCCACGTATTCAGCCGCATCGAACCAAATGA